The Octopus sinensis unplaced genomic scaffold, ASM634580v1 Contig17831, whole genome shotgun sequence genome window below encodes:
- the LOC115231220 gene encoding gastrula zinc finger protein XlCGF49.1-like, whose protein sequence is MQQDPVLRPFHCEICGKNFTLKRDLRMHLKTHVVKKAFSCELCGKRFALNSYLRKHIRTHAGEKPFQCELCRKEFSRNSLLSRHIRTHTGERPFHCDICGKDFVDNSTLKRHIRIHTGEKPFHCEICEREFARNSHLREHIKTHTGEKPYHCEICGKDFSQNSYLKEHIKIHTGEKPFQCEICGKDFSRNSHLKEHIKIHTGEKPFHCEICGKDFSQNSHLKEHIKTHLNDKPYHCEMCGNSLLCYYMRTHIERSSMIKI, encoded by the coding sequence ATGCAACAAGATCCAGTTCTAAGACCATTTcattgtgaaatttgtggtaaAAATTTCACATTGAAAAGGGATTTAAGAATGCATTTAAAAACCCATGTTGTAAAGAAAGCTTTTAGCTGTGAGCTTTGTGGGAAACGTTTTGCTTTAAATTCTTATCTGAGGAAACATATAAGAACCCATGCTGGGGAGAAACCTTTCCAGTGTGAGTTATGTAGGAAAGAATTCTCCCGAAACTCTTTATTAAGCCGACACATACGGACACATACTGGAGAaagaccatttcactgtgatatttgtggtaaagatTTTGTTGATAATTCAACTTTAAAGAGGCACATAAGgattcatactggtgagaaacctttcCATTGTGAAATATGTGAAAGAGAATTTGCCCGGAATTCTCATCTTAGAGAacatattaaaacacacacaggagaaaaaccatatcattgtgaaataTGCGGCAAAGACTTTTCTCAGAATTCCTATCTGAAGGAACACATCAAAAtccatactggtgagaaacctttcCAGTGTGAAATTTGTGGAAAGGATTTTTCTCGGAATTCCCATTTAAAAGAACACATCAAAATACATACTGGAGAAAAGccttttcactgtgaaatctgtgggaaagATTTTTCTCAAAATTCCCATCTAAAAGAACATATAAAAACTCATCTGAATgataaaccatatcactgtgaaatgtgTGGGAATTCCCTGTTATGTTATTATATGAGAACACATATAGAAAGAAGTTCAATGATAAAAATCTAA